One genomic segment of Pseudomonas sp. p1(2021b) includes these proteins:
- the ung gene encoding uracil-DNA glycosylase, producing the protein MTDDDRIKLEPGWKAALRAEFDQPYMQQLREFLRQEYAAGKEIYPPGPMIFNALNSTPLDKVKVVILGQDPYHGPGQAHGLCFSVQPGVPTPPSLVNIYKELHRDLNLPIPSHGYLQSWAEQGVLLLNTTMTVQRGNAASHANAGWQPFTDRVIQVVSEQCENVVFLLWGSHAQSKQKLIDGTKHLVLKSVHPSPLSAYRGFFGCGHFSRTNSFLEQRGLAPIDWALPPL; encoded by the coding sequence ATGACTGACGACGATCGCATCAAGCTCGAGCCCGGTTGGAAAGCCGCGTTGCGCGCCGAGTTCGACCAACCCTACATGCAACAGCTGCGCGAATTCCTGCGCCAGGAATATGCGGCCGGCAAGGAGATCTACCCGCCTGGGCCGATGATCTTCAATGCCCTGAACTCCACGCCGCTGGACAAAGTGAAGGTGGTCATCCTCGGCCAGGACCCGTATCACGGCCCGGGCCAGGCCCATGGCCTGTGCTTCTCGGTGCAGCCGGGGGTGCCCACGCCGCCATCGCTGGTCAATATCTACAAGGAACTGCACCGCGACCTCAACCTGCCGATCCCCAGCCATGGCTACCTGCAAAGCTGGGCCGAGCAGGGGGTGTTGCTGCTCAACACCACCATGACCGTACAGCGTGGCAACGCTGCCTCCCATGCCAATGCGGGTTGGCAGCCGTTCACCGACAGGGTCATCCAGGTGGTCAGCGAGCAGTGCGAGAACGTGGTGTTTCTGTTGTGGGGGTCTCATGCCCAGAGCAAGCAGAAGCTGATCGATGGCACCAAGCACCTGGTGCTCAAGTCAGTGCACCCTTCGCCGTTGTCGGCGTACCGCGGGTTCTTCGGTTGCGGGCATTTCAGCCGGACCAACAGCTTCCTCGAGCAGCGAGGGTTGGCACCGATCGACTGGGCGTTGCCACCGCTTTAA
- a CDS encoding AbrB family transcriptional regulator — MPDRSLPLFWATGLVGLAGGLLASLVGWPLPWMVGSLLAIILVRCLTPWQLTEIPNGRKCGQWIIGIGIGLHFTPAVIEQVASHFALILFGALFTTCSSVISVWLLRRTGEDRATAFFASMPGGAGEMVNLGARNGAVISQVAAAQSLRVLAVVLCIPALFKFLLGDGVPLSHSGSVSWGWLALIAPLGVLVALAWQRLRQPNPWLFGPLLVAASVSLAGNLQIGLPNGASQIGQWLIGSGLACHFNRAFFRRAPSFLGRTLLATFLCMLVAASAAWALSVMTQLDLRSLTLGMMPGGIAEMSLTAETLQLSVPLVTALQMMRLLFVLFLAEPLFQRWNAGQS, encoded by the coding sequence ATGCCTGATCGGTCGTTGCCGCTGTTCTGGGCGACCGGGCTGGTCGGCCTTGCGGGCGGGTTGCTCGCAAGCTTGGTCGGCTGGCCGCTGCCATGGATGGTCGGCTCACTGCTGGCGATCATCCTGGTGCGCTGCCTGACGCCCTGGCAGCTCACGGAAATCCCCAACGGCCGCAAATGCGGCCAATGGATCATCGGTATCGGCATCGGCCTGCACTTCACCCCGGCGGTAATCGAGCAGGTTGCCAGCCATTTCGCCCTGATCCTGTTCGGTGCCTTGTTCACCACCTGCTCCAGCGTGATCAGCGTTTGGCTGCTGCGGCGCACCGGGGAAGACCGCGCCACAGCGTTCTTCGCCAGCATGCCGGGTGGTGCGGGGGAGATGGTCAACCTCGGTGCGCGCAATGGCGCGGTGATCAGCCAGGTAGCTGCAGCCCAGAGCCTGCGGGTACTGGCGGTGGTGCTGTGCATACCGGCGCTGTTCAAGTTCCTGCTCGGCGATGGCGTACCGCTGAGCCATTCGGGCAGTGTCAGTTGGGGCTGGCTGGCGTTGATCGCACCGCTTGGCGTACTGGTCGCCCTGGCCTGGCAGCGCCTGCGCCAGCCCAACCCCTGGCTGTTCGGGCCATTGCTGGTCGCGGCCAGTGTGAGCCTGGCCGGCAACCTGCAGATCGGCCTGCCCAATGGTGCCAGCCAAATCGGCCAGTGGCTGATCGGCAGCGGCCTGGCCTGCCATTTCAACCGGGCATTCTTCCGCCGGGCGCCGTCATTCCTGGGGCGCACCTTGCTGGCGACCTTCCTGTGCATGCTGGTTGCCGCCAGCGCGGCCTGGGCCTTGAGCGTGATGACGCAACTGGACCTGCGTTCGCTGACACTGGGGATGATGCCCGGGGGCATCGCCGAGATGAGCCTGACGGCGGAGACTCTGCAACTGTCGGTGCCATTGGTGACGGCGTTACAGATGATGCGGCTGTTGTTCGTGCTGTTTCTTGCCGAGCCCCTGTTCCAGCGCTGGAACGCTGGCCAATCATGA
- a CDS encoding tripartite tricarboxylate transporter permease, which produces MDTLSYLGQGFGVALSPYNLATALTGTLIGTVVGLLPGLGPINGVALLIPIAFALGLPPESALILLAAVYLGCEYGGRISSILLNIPGEASTVMTTLDGYPMARQGLAGVALSLSAWSSFIGALIATCGMVLFAPLLAKWAIAFGPAEYFVLMVFAIVALGGMAGDKPLKTFIAALIGLFLSSVGIDANSGVYRFTGDSVHLADGIQFVVLVLGLFSISEILLLLEKTHHGHQAVKATGRMLFNVKEAASVFLVNLRCGLLGFVMGVLPGAGATLASAVAYMTEKRIAGDKGKFGKGDARGLAAPETAIGASCCGALVPMLTLGVPGSGTTAVMIGALTLYNITPGPLLFQQQPDIVWGLIASLFVANIMLVILNIPMIRIFTRILAVPNWALVPVIAIITGIGVYAVHATTFDLFLMVGIGIMGYILRKLDFPLSPILLGFILGGLMEQNLRRALSISNGELGILWSSPISMGVWVLTLCMLTLPLLRIWRKRSLQRRAMADA; this is translated from the coding sequence ATGGATACCTTGAGCTACCTGGGCCAGGGCTTCGGCGTCGCCCTGAGCCCATACAACCTGGCCACGGCCCTGACCGGCACCCTGATCGGCACCGTGGTCGGCCTGCTGCCGGGCTTGGGCCCGATCAATGGCGTGGCCCTGCTGATCCCCATCGCCTTCGCCCTGGGCCTGCCCCCGGAATCGGCGCTGATCCTGCTGGCCGCGGTCTACCTGGGCTGCGAGTACGGCGGGCGCATCAGCTCGATCCTGCTCAACATCCCTGGCGAAGCCTCCACCGTGATGACCACCCTCGACGGCTACCCCATGGCCCGCCAGGGCCTGGCCGGCGTTGCCCTGTCGCTGTCGGCGTGGAGTTCGTTCATCGGCGCCTTGATCGCCACCTGCGGCATGGTGCTGTTCGCGCCGCTGCTGGCGAAATGGGCAATCGCCTTCGGCCCCGCGGAATACTTCGTGTTGATGGTGTTCGCCATCGTCGCCCTGGGCGGCATGGCCGGCGACAAACCGCTGAAGACCTTCATCGCCGCGTTGATCGGCCTGTTCCTCTCCAGCGTCGGCATCGATGCCAACAGCGGCGTGTACCGCTTCACCGGCGACAGCGTGCACCTGGCCGACGGCATCCAGTTCGTGGTACTGGTGCTGGGCCTGTTCTCCATCAGCGAAATCCTCCTGCTGCTGGAAAAGACCCACCACGGTCACCAGGCGGTCAAAGCCACCGGGCGTATGCTGTTCAACGTCAAGGAAGCGGCCTCGGTGTTCCTTGTGAACCTGCGCTGCGGCCTGCTCGGTTTTGTCATGGGCGTGCTGCCCGGTGCCGGTGCCACCCTGGCCAGTGCCGTGGCGTACATGACCGAGAAGCGCATCGCCGGTGACAAGGGCAAGTTCGGCAAAGGCGATGCCCGCGGCCTGGCGGCTCCGGAAACGGCCATCGGCGCTTCCTGCTGTGGCGCCCTGGTGCCGATGCTGACCCTGGGCGTCCCGGGTTCGGGCACCACCGCCGTGATGATCGGCGCGCTGACCCTGTACAACATCACCCCCGGCCCACTGCTGTTCCAACAGCAACCGGATATCGTCTGGGGCCTGATCGCCTCGCTGTTCGTCGCCAACATCATGCTGGTGATCCTCAACATCCCGATGATCCGCATCTTCACCCGTATCCTCGCGGTGCCGAACTGGGCCCTGGTGCCAGTGATCGCCATCATCACCGGGATCGGCGTGTACGCCGTGCATGCCACCACCTTCGACCTGTTCCTGATGGTCGGCATCGGCATCATGGGCTACATCCTGCGCAAGCTGGACTTCCCGCTGTCGCCGATCCTGCTGGGCTTCATCCTCGGAGGGCTGATGGAGCAGAACCTGCGCCGCGCCCTGTCGATCTCCAATGGCGAACTGGGCATCCTCTGGTCGAGCCCGATCAGCATGGGCGTCTGGGTGCTGACCCTGTGCATGCTGACCCTGCCGCTGCTGCGCATCTGGCGCAAGCGCAGCCTGCAACGCCGGGCGATGGCCGATGCCTGA
- a CDS encoding tripartite tricarboxylate transporter TctB family protein produces MILQRVFALALLAVCAALAVMAWPYQAAFSYEPVGPRAYPLLMLGLMGLALLYLAIRPTPIVRKDDEPELDRESLVKIVACIGLLLVFASTFEPLGFILSAILVGVPMARLYGGRWLHSAIVVAAMSLLLYWLFDRMMDVPLPLGLLDVLEN; encoded by the coding sequence ATGATCCTGCAACGCGTTTTCGCCCTGGCCCTGCTGGCGGTATGCGCCGCCCTGGCCGTAATGGCCTGGCCCTACCAGGCCGCGTTTTCCTATGAGCCGGTAGGCCCCCGTGCCTACCCCCTGCTGATGCTCGGGCTGATGGGCCTGGCCTTGCTCTACCTGGCCATTCGCCCAACGCCGATCGTGCGCAAGGACGACGAGCCGGAGCTCGACCGCGAGAGCCTGGTCAAGATCGTCGCCTGCATCGGCCTGCTACTGGTCTTCGCCAGCACCTTCGAGCCCCTGGGCTTCATCCTCAGCGCCATCCTGGTCGGCGTGCCCATGGCCAGGCTGTATGGCGGGCGCTGGCTGCACAGCGCAATCGTGGTCGCTGCCATGAGCCTGCTGCTGTACTGGCTGTTCGACCGCATGATGGATGTGCCCCTGCCCCTCGGCCTGCTGGACGTACTGGAGAACTGA
- a CDS encoding Bug family tripartite tricarboxylate transporter substrate binding protein — protein MTFSLRRLVLATGCLLLAGNALAAEPKRPECIAPASPGGGFDLTCKLVQSALVNEKILSKPMRVTYMPGGVGAVAYNAVVAQRPADAGTLVAWSSGSLLNLAQGKFGRFDENAVKWLAAVGTSYGAIAVKSDSPFKTLDDLVAALKKDPSKVVIGSGGTVGSQDWMQTALIAKAAGINPRDLRYVALEGGGEIATALLGGHIQVGSTDISDSMPHIQSGDMRILAVFAENRLDEPEMKDIPTAKEQGYDIVWPVVRGFYLGPKVSEEDYAWWKASFDKLLASEDFAKLRDQRELFPFAMTGQELDTYVKKQVADYKALAREFGLIQ, from the coding sequence ATGACCTTTTCACTGCGCCGCCTCGTCCTCGCAACCGGCTGCCTGCTGCTGGCCGGCAACGCTTTGGCCGCCGAACCGAAACGCCCTGAATGCATCGCCCCGGCCTCGCCCGGCGGCGGTTTCGACCTGACCTGCAAACTGGTGCAAAGCGCCCTGGTCAACGAGAAGATCCTGTCCAAGCCCATGCGCGTGACCTACATGCCCGGCGGTGTCGGCGCGGTGGCCTACAACGCCGTGGTCGCCCAGCGCCCGGCCGACGCCGGCACCCTGGTGGCCTGGTCCAGCGGTTCGCTGCTGAACCTGGCCCAGGGCAAGTTCGGCCGCTTCGACGAGAACGCCGTCAAATGGCTCGCCGCCGTCGGCACCAGCTACGGCGCCATCGCAGTCAAGAGCGATTCCCCCTTCAAGACCCTCGACGACCTGGTCGCCGCCCTGAAGAAAGACCCGAGTAAGGTGGTGATCGGTTCCGGCGGCACCGTCGGCAGCCAGGACTGGATGCAGACCGCGTTGATCGCCAAGGCCGCCGGCATCAACCCGCGCGACCTGCGCTATGTAGCCCTGGAAGGCGGCGGCGAAATCGCCACCGCGCTGCTGGGCGGGCACATCCAGGTGGGCTCCACCGACATCTCCGACTCCATGCCGCACATCCAGAGCGGTGACATGCGCATCCTCGCGGTGTTCGCCGAAAACCGCCTGGACGAGCCGGAAATGAAGGACATCCCCACCGCCAAGGAGCAGGGCTACGACATCGTCTGGCCGGTGGTACGCGGCTTCTACCTGGGGCCGAAGGTCAGCGAGGAGGACTACGCCTGGTGGAAGGCCTCGTTCGACAAGCTGCTGGCCTCCGAGGACTTCGCCAAGCTGCGCGACCAGCGCGAGCTCTTCCCGTTCGCCATGACTGGCCAGGAGCTGGACACCTACGTGAAGAAACAGGTCGCCGACTACAAGGCGCTGGCCCGGGAATTCGGCCTGATCCAATGA
- a CDS encoding OprD family porin: MLSTQPQALAPTRSPSVRPSIIASAVALAGVAPMSQAAFFEDSTATFETRNMYFNRDFRDGTSSQQSKRDEWAQGFMLNFESGYTEGTVGFGLDALGMLGIKLDSSPDRTDSGLLPTHDDGKAADEYSKLGLTGKVKVSKTELKIGTLIPELPTLQPNDGRILPQTFEGGLLTSKEIKGLTFTGARLEKAKDRNDTNWEDLALNNKNGRFGGTFSADHFDTGGLDYQFTDRITGSYHFAQLDDIYRQHFLGMVATQPWGPGTFGADLRLAVSDDAGQAKAGDIDNTTVNGMLSYALGGHKFSAAYQHLSGDSAFPYVDGADPYLVNFVQINDFAGADERSWQARYDYNFAALGIPGLTFMTRYISGDNVSRADGSEGKEWERNTEFKYVVQSGPLKDVAVRLRNATFRSNFARDADEVRLLVSYSVALW, encoded by the coding sequence ATGCTGTCCACGCAGCCTCAGGCCCTCGCGCCTACCCGTTCCCCGTCCGTACGCCCTTCCATCATCGCCAGCGCCGTCGCCCTCGCCGGTGTCGCCCCGATGAGCCAGGCCGCCTTCTTCGAAGACAGCACGGCCACCTTCGAAACCCGTAACATGTACTTCAATCGCGACTTCCGCGACGGCACCAGCAGCCAGCAGTCCAAGCGCGACGAATGGGCCCAGGGTTTCATGCTCAACTTCGAGTCCGGCTACACCGAAGGGACCGTCGGGTTTGGCCTGGACGCCCTGGGGATGCTGGGCATCAAGCTCGACTCCAGCCCCGACCGCACCGACAGCGGCCTGCTGCCCACCCATGACGACGGCAAGGCCGCCGACGAGTACTCCAAGCTCGGCCTGACCGGCAAGGTCAAGGTCTCCAAGACCGAACTGAAGATCGGCACGCTGATCCCCGAATTGCCGACCCTGCAGCCCAACGATGGGCGCATCCTGCCGCAGACCTTCGAAGGTGGCCTGCTCACCTCCAAGGAGATCAAGGGCCTGACCTTCACCGGCGCGCGCCTGGAGAAGGCCAAGGACCGCAACGACACCAACTGGGAAGACCTGGCCCTCAACAACAAGAACGGCCGCTTCGGCGGTACCTTCAGCGCCGATCATTTCGACACCGGGGGCCTGGACTACCAGTTCACCGACCGCATCACCGGCAGCTACCACTTCGCCCAGCTCGACGACATCTATCGCCAGCACTTCCTCGGCATGGTCGCGACCCAGCCGTGGGGCCCGGGCACCTTCGGCGCCGACCTGCGCCTGGCGGTCAGCGACGATGCAGGCCAGGCCAAGGCCGGCGACATCGACAACACCACGGTCAACGGCATGCTCAGCTATGCCCTGGGCGGGCACAAATTCAGCGCTGCCTACCAGCACCTGTCCGGCGACAGCGCCTTCCCCTATGTCGACGGGGCCGACCCGTACCTGGTCAACTTCGTCCAGATCAACGACTTCGCCGGTGCCGACGAGCGCTCCTGGCAGGCCCGCTACGACTACAACTTCGCCGCCCTGGGCATCCCCGGCCTGACCTTCATGACCCGCTACATCAGCGGCGACAATGTCAGCCGCGCCGACGGCAGCGAAGGCAAGGAGTGGGAACGCAACACCGAGTTCAAGTACGTGGTACAAAGCGGCCCGTTGAAGGACGTCGCCGTACGCCTGCGCAATGCCACCTTCCGCTCCAACTTCGCCCGCGATGCCGACGAAGTGCGACTGCTGGTGAGCTACAGCGTGGCTCTGTGGTAA
- a CDS encoding response regulator, protein MRVLLVEDHLQLAESVAQALKSHGLTVDVLHDGVAADLALASEDYAVAVLDVGLPRMDGFEVLARLRGRGKTLPVLMLTARSDVKDRVHGLNLGADDYLAKPFELTELEARVKALLRRSVLGGERQQRCGPLVYDLDTRRFTLEGDALTLTQREQSVLEALIARPGRVMSKEQLAAQVFGLDEEASPDAIEIYIHRLRKKLDGHPVAIVTFRGLGYLLEHRDA, encoded by the coding sequence ATGCGTGTGTTGCTGGTCGAAGACCACCTGCAACTGGCCGAAAGCGTGGCCCAGGCCCTCAAGAGCCATGGCCTGACCGTGGACGTGCTGCACGATGGTGTGGCCGCCGACCTGGCCCTGGCCAGCGAGGACTATGCCGTGGCCGTGCTCGATGTCGGCCTGCCGCGCATGGACGGCTTCGAGGTGCTGGCGCGCCTGCGCGGTCGCGGCAAGACCTTGCCGGTGCTGATGCTTACCGCGCGTAGCGACGTCAAGGACCGGGTGCACGGCCTGAATCTGGGGGCCGACGATTACCTGGCCAAACCCTTCGAGCTGACCGAACTGGAGGCGCGGGTGAAGGCCCTGCTGCGGCGCAGTGTGCTGGGCGGCGAACGCCAGCAGCGCTGCGGCCCGCTGGTCTACGACCTCGATACCCGTCGTTTCACCCTGGAGGGCGATGCCCTGACCCTCACCCAGCGCGAGCAGAGCGTGCTCGAGGCGCTGATCGCCCGCCCGGGCCGGGTGATGAGCAAGGAGCAACTGGCCGCCCAAGTGTTCGGCCTGGACGAGGAGGCCAGCCCGGATGCCATCGAGATCTACATCCATCGCCTGCGCAAGAAGCTCGATGGTCACCCGGTCGCCATCGTCACCTTCCGCGGGCTTGGCTACCTGCTCGAGCACCGCGATGCGTGA
- a CDS encoding sensor histidine kinase, with amino-acid sequence MRDNGSLRGRLLGNLALLLVVLMLASGLSAYWNGREAADTAYDRTLLASARTIAAGLSQRDGTLSADVPYVALDTFAYDSAGRIYYQVLDIHGQLISGYENLPPPPPGTPRTDDYPALARFYNATYLGQDVRVVSLLKAVSEPNMNGMAEIRVAETEEARVRMARGLMADTLLRLGMLALGALVMVWFAVSAALRPLERLRTAVEERQPDDLRALPVVQVQRELGPLVRALNHFTERLRGQFERQAQFIAEAAHELRTPLAALKARVELGLRSQEPEQWRQTLEAAAQGTDRLTHLANQLLSLARVENGARAIAEGGAQRLDLSQLARELGMAMAPLAHGRGVALALEAEAPVWLKGEPTLLNELLSNLVDNALAHTPKGGNVILRVLAPAVLEVEDDGPGIPLEERERVFERFYRRSAQGTGLGLAIVGEICRAHLAQISLHDGENGGLRVRVSFIAD; translated from the coding sequence ATGCGTGACAACGGCAGCCTGCGCGGGCGGCTACTGGGCAACCTGGCGCTGCTGCTGGTGGTGCTGATGCTGGCCAGCGGCCTGAGCGCCTACTGGAATGGCCGTGAGGCCGCCGACACCGCCTACGACCGTACCTTGCTGGCCTCGGCGCGGACCATCGCCGCCGGCCTTTCGCAGCGCGACGGTACCCTCAGCGCCGACGTGCCCTACGTGGCCCTGGACACCTTCGCCTACGACAGTGCCGGGCGCATCTACTACCAGGTACTGGATATCCACGGCCAGCTCATCTCCGGTTATGAAAACCTGCCGCCGCCACCGCCCGGTACCCCGCGCACCGACGACTACCCGGCCCTGGCGCGGTTCTACAACGCCACCTACCTGGGCCAGGACGTGCGGGTGGTCAGCCTGCTCAAGGCGGTCAGCGAGCCGAACATGAATGGCATGGCCGAGATTCGCGTGGCCGAGACCGAGGAAGCGCGGGTACGCATGGCCCGCGGGTTGATGGCCGATACCCTGCTGCGCCTGGGCATGCTGGCCCTCGGCGCGCTGGTGATGGTGTGGTTCGCGGTCAGCGCCGCACTGCGCCCATTGGAGCGCCTGCGCACTGCGGTCGAGGAACGCCAGCCCGATGATCTGAGGGCTCTGCCGGTGGTGCAGGTGCAGCGGGAATTGGGCCCGTTGGTGCGCGCCCTGAACCATTTCACCGAACGCCTCAGGGGCCAGTTCGAGCGCCAGGCGCAGTTCATCGCCGAGGCGGCCCATGAGCTGCGCACGCCATTGGCGGCGCTCAAGGCACGGGTCGAGCTGGGGCTGCGCTCCCAGGAGCCGGAGCAGTGGCGCCAGACCTTGGAGGCCGCTGCCCAGGGGACCGACCGCCTGACCCACCTGGCCAACCAATTGCTCTCCCTGGCACGGGTGGAAAACGGTGCCCGTGCCATTGCCGAAGGCGGCGCCCAGCGCCTGGACCTGAGCCAGCTGGCCCGTGAGCTGGGCATGGCCATGGCACCGCTGGCCCATGGCCGGGGTGTGGCCTTGGCCCTGGAGGCCGAAGCGCCGGTGTGGCTCAAGGGCGAGCCGACCTTGCTCAACGAGTTGCTCAGTAACCTCGTGGACAACGCCCTGGCCCATACGCCGAAGGGCGGCAACGTGATCTTGCGGGTGCTGGCGCCGGCCGTGCTCGAAGTGGAAGACGATGGGCCGGGCATTCCCCTGGAGGAGCGCGAACGGGTATTCGAGCGCTTCTACCGACGCAGTGCCCAGGGCACCGGTCTGGGGCTGGCGATCGTCGGCGAGATCTGCCGTGCACACTTGGCACAGATCAGCCTGCACGACGGCGAAAATGGTGGGTTGCGGGTGCGGGTGAGTTTTATCGCCGACTGA
- a CDS encoding HDOD domain-containing protein translates to MNKLAEMVQAHLLAAIEKDDLVLPTLPEVALSIREAAEDSEISVAALSRVIGRDAALSARLIKVVNSPLLRASVEVTDLHTAITRLGINYSCNLAIGLVIEQIFHARSPSVEHKLRDIWANSLDVAGISYELCRRYTQLKPDQATLGGLVHQIGALPVLIYAEEHNELLSDPVCLHYVIEQIHPVLGDKILGAWEFPEQLVKLPSQVQDLDRRTDKIDYIDIVQIARLLSHRNRSRPLAALPAYQHLGLPHGMELDVADLLDARNMLR, encoded by the coding sequence ATGAACAAGCTGGCCGAGATGGTTCAAGCACATTTGCTCGCAGCCATCGAAAAGGACGACCTGGTCCTGCCGACCCTCCCGGAAGTTGCCTTGAGCATCCGCGAGGCCGCCGAGGACAGCGAGATCAGCGTCGCCGCCCTGAGCCGGGTGATCGGCCGCGATGCCGCCCTTTCGGCGCGCCTGATCAAAGTGGTCAACAGCCCGTTGCTGCGTGCCTCGGTGGAAGTCACCGACTTGCACACCGCCATCACCCGCCTGGGCATCAACTACAGCTGCAACCTGGCGATCGGCCTGGTGATCGAGCAGATCTTCCACGCCCGCTCACCGTCGGTAGAGCATAAATTGCGCGACATATGGGCCAACAGCCTGGATGTTGCCGGCATCAGCTATGAGCTGTGCCGTCGCTACACCCAGCTCAAGCCGGACCAGGCGACCTTGGGTGGGTTGGTCCACCAGATCGGTGCGCTGCCGGTGCTGATCTACGCCGAGGAACATAACGAGCTGCTTTCGGACCCGGTGTGCCTGCACTATGTGATCGAGCAGATTCACCCGGTGCTGGGCGACAAGATCCTCGGTGCCTGGGAATTTCCCGAACAGCTGGTCAAGCTGCCCAGCCAGGTGCAGGACCTGGACCGGCGCACCGACAAGATCGACTACATCGATATCGTGCAGATCGCGCGCCTACTCAGCCATCGCAATCGCAGCCGGCCATTGGCTGCCCTGCCTGCCTACCAGCACCTGGGCCTGCCCCACGGCATGGAACTGGATGTCGCCGACCTGCTCGATGCGCGGAACATGTTGCGCTAG
- a CDS encoding YgfZ/GcvT domain-containing protein, with the protein MADSAFFCPLSHEGILAVRGSDAGKFLQGQLTCNINYLSLEHASLGARCMVKGRMQSSFRILPEGNGYLLAMASELLDPQLADLKKYAVFSKATLADESAAWARFGLERGDAALQALGLAIPAEAGATVRHDGLIAIAVSSGRVELWAPAAQAPTVRQVLATHLAEAPLNDWLLGQVRAGIGQVMGPTRELFIPQMINLQAVDGVSFKKGCYTGQEIVARMQYLGKLKRRQYRLALAQDSVPAPGAEIFSPTHGSSVGEVVIAASTGQGCELLAVLSAEAVEDDNLHLGSLEGPRLELLSLPYELDRDREILR; encoded by the coding sequence ATGGCCGATTCCGCTTTCTTCTGTCCCCTGTCCCACGAGGGCATCCTCGCCGTCCGCGGCTCCGACGCCGGCAAGTTCCTGCAAGGCCAGCTGACCTGCAACATCAACTACCTCAGCCTGGAACATGCCAGCCTCGGTGCACGCTGCATGGTCAAGGGCCGCATGCAGTCGAGCTTCCGCATCCTTCCGGAAGGAAACGGCTATCTGCTGGCCATGGCCAGCGAACTGCTCGACCCGCAGTTGGCCGACCTCAAGAAGTATGCCGTGTTCTCCAAGGCCACCCTGGCCGACGAAAGCGCTGCCTGGGCGCGTTTTGGCCTGGAACGGGGCGATGCCGCGCTCCAGGCATTGGGCCTGGCCATACCTGCCGAGGCCGGGGCCACGGTACGCCATGACGGCCTGATCGCCATCGCCGTCAGCAGCGGCCGCGTGGAACTCTGGGCCCCCGCCGCGCAAGCCCCCACCGTGCGCCAGGTACTCGCCACGCACCTGGCCGAAGCGCCCCTCAACGACTGGCTGCTCGGCCAGGTCCGCGCAGGCATCGGCCAAGTCATGGGCCCGACCCGCGAGCTGTTCATCCCGCAGATGATCAACCTGCAGGCCGTCGACGGCGTGAGCTTCAAGAAAGGCTGCTACACCGGCCAGGAGATCGTCGCGCGCATGCAGTACCTGGGCAAGCTCAAGCGTCGCCAGTACCGCCTGGCGCTGGCCCAGGACAGCGTGCCCGCACCGGGCGCCGAGATCTTCTCGCCCACCCATGGCTCTTCGGTGGGGGAAGTGGTGATCGCCGCCAGCACCGGCCAGGGCTGCGAGCTGCTGGCGGTGCTCAGCGCCGAGGCGGTGGAAGACGACAATCTGCACTTGGGCAGCCTCGAAGGCCCACGGCTGGAACTGCTCAGCCTGCCCTACGAACTGGACCGCGACCGGGAAATCCTGCGCTGA
- a CDS encoding succinate dehydrogenase assembly factor 2, translating to MVEQTELNRLFWHSRRGMLELDVLLVPFTQEVYPTLSEEDRELYRRLLTCEDQDMFGWFMERTESDDPELQRMVRIILDRVQPK from the coding sequence ATGGTCGAACAAACTGAACTCAACCGGCTTTTCTGGCACAGCCGCCGCGGCATGCTGGAGCTGGACGTACTGCTGGTGCCATTCACCCAGGAGGTCTACCCCACCCTGAGCGAAGAGGACCGCGAGCTGTACCGTCGCCTGCTGACCTGCGAAGACCAGGACATGTTCGGCTGGTTCATGGAGCGCACCGAGTCCGACGACCCCGAGCTGCAACGCATGGTTCGCATCATCCTGGACCGTGTCCAGCCCAAGTGA
- a CDS encoding protein YgfX: protein MSSPSEHFECRWRGSRLLLTAYLACQVLACSALASSALPWWLGLSVAVACLAHACWVIPRHILLTHPEAITGLRRDPAGWRLFSRAHGWQPVRLYRDSVALPGLVVLRFARPGRWLGQSQCVLHDALDADQHRRLRLRLKFSRRRWDAISNQ from the coding sequence GTGTCCAGCCCAAGTGAGCATTTCGAATGCCGTTGGCGAGGCTCACGCCTGCTGCTGACGGCCTACCTGGCCTGCCAGGTGCTGGCGTGCTCGGCCCTGGCCTCGAGCGCGCTGCCCTGGTGGCTCGGCCTTTCCGTCGCCGTTGCCTGCCTTGCCCATGCCTGTTGGGTGATTCCCCGCCATATCCTGTTGACCCACCCTGAGGCCATTACCGGTTTGCGTCGTGACCCGGCGGGCTGGCGCTTGTTCAGCCGTGCCCATGGGTGGCAGCCGGTACGGCTGTATCGTGATAGCGTGGCGTTGCCCGGTTTGGTGGTGTTGCGTTTCGCAAGGCCGGGGCGCTGGCTTGGCCAGAGCCAGTGCGTGCTCCACGACGCCCTGGATGCCGACCAGCATCGGCGCTTGCGGCTGCGGCTGAAGTTCAGTCGCAGGCGGTGGGATGCGATCTCGAACCAATAG